A portion of the Sphingorhabdus pulchriflava genome contains these proteins:
- a CDS encoding outer membrane protein: MKKLLILASAAVAVIATPAMAAGEGRVEGRGALGWGGGSEDFFAGVAAGYDIDLGETAFVGPEVSYDTNFDGADLVNLGGRLGAKVGEKGKLYIAAGYEVNDIEEINAGVGYQHSFNDKVFGKVEYRRYFLNGTDLNAAGVGIGVKF; encoded by the coding sequence ATGAAAAAACTCCTCATTCTTGCTTCGGCTGCTGTAGCTGTGATCGCGACCCCTGCCATGGCTGCAGGCGAAGGCCGCGTCGAAGGCCGCGGTGCACTTGGCTGGGGCGGCGGCTCCGAAGATTTCTTCGCTGGCGTCGCTGCCGGTTATGATATCGACCTCGGCGAGACCGCATTTGTCGGCCCCGAAGTGTCCTATGACACCAACTTTGATGGTGCCGATCTTGTCAACCTCGGCGGCCGCCTCGGTGCCAAAGTTGGCGAAAAGGGCAAGCTGTACATCGCTGCCGGCTATGAAGTGAACGACATTGAAGAAATCAATGCGGGCGTTGGCTATCAGCACAGCTTCAACGACAAGGTGTTCGGCAAGGTCGAATATCGCCGTTATTTCCTGAACGGCACCGATCTGAACGCCGCTGGCGTTGGTATCGGCGTGAAGTTCTAA